Part of the Salmo trutta chromosome 2, fSalTru1.1, whole genome shotgun sequence genome, ACATACAGGTTGGTACTGACTCCTGTATGGAATGAGTCTTTTAGTCACTCATCCTGTGTCCCATTTTGTGTCTAAACCAATATGATTCGTGCTTAATTATTCTGAGATATTTCATTGCAAATGATAGCTACTTTTTTTTTTGAGGGGAAAGTTTTACTTACTGTGATATACCTACCTTAAGTTGAATGCACtgattgtaagttgctctggataaaggTTTCTGATAAAGGACCAAAAATACAAATGTACGGTAGAATTGACAGACTTGGTGTTTATTTGTCCTGTTTGTAGATTCCAGATGAAGTTCTTTTTCATCTGTCAGATGGGCTACTGGCTTCACGCTCTCCCTGAGCTTTACTTCCAGAAGACCAAGAAAGTGAGTACGTATGCAGTGTTTGGGGGGGGTTGAAGTTACTGAACTCAGACAGGCTACAAACCATTTCCTGTTTGATTTCCATATGTTAGAGTGAatattttactgtgtgtgtgtgtgtgtgtgtgtgtgtgtgtgtgtgtgtgtgtgtgtgtataggaggATATTCCCAGACAGTTGGTGTATATCGCTCTGTACTTGGTCCACATCGCAGGAGCCTACATCCTCAAGTAAGACCTGGTTCACGTTGCCGTGTTGTTGTTCAGTATTGAGTAGGCCTGCTCCCACGCTCAACTTTAGCTGAACTTAGTAGCTTCAGTATGTCCCAATACTTTATCTACTTTTTGGTGCTTTCTGAGGCCTTTTTTATCTTACAAAAATAGATAATGGTGACAGCTACCTCGCAACGAAGCATCTAACGGCGTCCATTTTGTGTCTTCTAGTCTGAATCGTCTGGCTCTGGTCCTGCTGGTGTTGCACTACTTTGTAGAGCTTCTCTTCCACGTGTCCCGCCTGGTCTACTTCAGCAACGAGAAGAGACAGActgggtgaacacacacacacacacacacacacacacacacacacacacacacacacacacacacacagaagagacAGACTGCGTCAGTTGAGGTCAAATACACTAAGTGAGTTGGAGTTGAGGACACACAGCATACTTCAAAGCCCTACAAGATGCCATCTTAGCAGTTTTAGATAAGGAAGTTGGTCTCGCTAGCTACTCTCTTAAGGTCTCgagtaatgatggtgttgatatcAATTGGAAatagaagatggagaacaaaggCAGGTACTAGATGTCATGGGCAGtcaccctgtccctctctctcctaggtTTACTGTCTGGGCAGTGCTGTTTGTTCCTGGACGGCTGCTCACCCTGTCCCTGTCTCGCTCCTAGGTTTACTGTCTGGGCAGTGCTGTTTGTTCCTGGACGGCTGCtcaccctgtccctgtctctctcctaggtTTACTGTCTGGGCAGTGCTGTTTGTTCCTGGACGGCTGCtcaccctgtccctgtctctctcctaggtTTACTGTCTGGGCAGTGCTGTTTGTTCCTGGACGGCTGCtcaccctgtccctgtctctctcctaggtTTACTGTCTGGGCAGTGCTGTTTGTTCCTGGACGGCTGCtcaccctgtccctgtctctctcctaggtTTACTGTCTGGGCAGTGCTGTTTGTTCCTGGACGGCTGCtcaccctgtccctctctctcctaggtTTACTGTCTGGGCAGTGCTGTTTGTTCCTGGACGGCTGCtcaccctgtccctgtctctctcctaggtTTACTGTCTGGGCAGTGCTGTTTGTTCCTGGACGGCTGCtcaccctgtccctgtctctctcctaggtTTACTGTCTGGGCAGTGCTGTTTGTTCCTGGACGGCTGCtcaccctgtccctgtctctctcctaggtTTACTGTCTGGGCAGTGCTGTTTGTTCCTGGACGGCTGCtcaccctgtccctgtctctctcctaggtTTACTGTCTGGGCAGTGCTGTTTGTTCCTGGGCGGCTGCtcaccctgtccctgtctctctcctaggtTTACTGTCTGGGCAGTGCTGTTTGTTCCTGGGCGGCTGCtcaccctgtccctgtctctctcccaggTTTACTGTCTGGGCAGTGCTGTTTGTTCCTGGGCGGCTGCtcaccctgtccctgtctctctcctaggtTTACTGTCTGGGCAGTGCTGTTTGTTCCTGGACGGCTGCtcaccctgtccctgtctctctcctaggtTTACTGTCTGGGCAGTGCTGTTTGTTCCTGGACGGCTGCtcactctgtccctgtctctctcctaggtTTACTGTCTGGGCAGTGCTGTTTGTTCCTGGACGGTTGCtcaccctgtccctgtctctctcctaggtTTACTGTCTGGGCAGTGCTGTTTGTTCCTGGACGGCTGCtcaccctgtccctgtctctctcctaggtTTACTGTCTGGGCAGTGCTGTTTGTTCCTGGGCGGCTGCtcaccctgtccctgtctctctcctaggtTTACTGTCTGGGCAGTGCTGTTTGTTCCTGGACGGCTGCTcaccctgtccccctctctcctaggTTTACTGTCTGGGCAGTGCTGTTTGTTCCTGGACGGCTGCtcaccctgtccctgtctctctcctaggtTTACTGTCTGGGCAGTGCTGTTTGTTCCTGGACGGCTGCtcaccctgtccctgtctctctcctaggtTTACTGTCTGGGCAGTGCTGTTTGTTCCTGGACGGCTGCtcactctgtccctgtctctctcctaggtTTACTGTCTGGGCAGTGCTGTTTGTTCCTGGACGGCTGCtcactctgtccctgtctctctcctaggtTTACTGTCTGGGCAGTGCTGTTTGTTCCTGGACGGCTGCtcactctgtccctgtctctctcctaggtTTACTGTCTGGGCAGTGCTGTTTGTTCCTGGATGGCTGGTcatcctgtccctgtctctctcctaggtTTACCGTCTGGGCAGTGCTGTTTGTTCCTGGACGGCTGCtcaccctgtccctctctctcctaggtTTACCGTCTGGGCAGTGCTGTTTGTTCCTGGACGGCTGCtcaccctgtccctgtctctctcctaggtTTACTGTCTGGGCAGTGCTGTTTGTTCCTGGACGGCTGCtcaccctgtccctgtctctctcctaggtTTACTGTCTGGGCAGTGCTGTTTGTTCCTGGACGGCTGCtcaccctgtccctgtctctctcctaggtTTACTGTCTGGGCAGTGCTGTTTGTTCCTGGACGGCTGCtcaccctgtccctgtctctctcctaggtTTACTGTCTGGGCAGTGCTGTTTGTTCCTGGACGGCTGCtcactctgtccctgtctctcctaGGTTTACTGTCTGGGCAGTGCTGTTTGTTCTTGGACGGCTGCTcactctgtccgtctctctcctaGGTTTACTGTCTGGGCAGTGCTGTTTGTTCTTGGACGGCTGCTcactctgtccctgtctgtcctgaCTGTGGGTTTCGGCCTGGCCAACGCTGATCAGCAGGTACTGGACCTGGCTAACGGAAACTTCAACGTGCTCTTCGTtcggtaagagagagagagaggtggtgggtgGGGGGGATGACTTGACTGGGCTGAGACAGAGCGATATGACGTGGCCATGGGCAGCAGAATGAACCGCAGATAGGCGCAATGCAAGACTGTAACCTCACACAGTGTCTGACGTGCACGGTGCATTTCACTCTGCTGCTGGACCAAAACACCAGACACATTTAGCCGTGGTTGTGGTGGAAGTCAGCCAAGCTGTTTAGTTTGTGAATTGCTGTGAAACCACTTAAATGAATCTACATTCAAGAATCAACCACGTCATACTTTAAGTGTGGCTAACACATTTTTATATCCTTCCCTACAGGATCACTGTGCTGGCGACCATCTGTGTGACTCAGGCCTTCATGATGTGGAAGTTCATTAACTTCCAgctgaggaggtggagagagcagGCCCAGGCCCAGCCCGTCAAACCCAAGAAGCCCCAAGCTCCCAAGACCAAGTCCAAGAAAGACAAAGGTGAGCAGAACTACATACCAGAGGATAGTTGCAGAAACCCAGGAAGCAACACTATAAAACCCAGGAAGCAACCCTATATAACCCAGGAAGCAACCCTATATAACCCAGGAAGCAACACTATATATAACCCAGGAAGCAACACTATAAAACCCAGGAAGCAACACTATATATAACCCAGGAAGCAACCCTATATAACCCAGGAAGCAACCCTATATAACCCAGGAAGCAACCCTATATAACCCAGGAAGCAATGCTATAAAACCCAGGAAGCAACGCTATAAAACCCAGGAAGCAACCCTATATAACCCAGGAAGCAACCCTATATAACCCAGGAAGCAACGCTATATAACCCAGGAAGCAACGCTATAAAACCCAGGAAGCAACGCTATAAAACCCAGGAAGCAACGCTATAAAACCCAGGAAGCAACGCTATATAACCCAGGAAGCAACACTATATATAACCCAGGAAGCAACACTATATATAACCCAGGAAGCAACACTATATATAACCCAGGAAGCAACACTATATATAACCCAGGAAGCAACACTATATATAACCCAGGAAGCAACACTATACTAGAATGCCAGAAAATACGCATTGACAATGTGAAAGAATACATCTGGGAAAGTTATTTTGTTAAGGCTTTTATATTGTTTTAATGAAGTTATTGCAGTTTTTCAGATTCAAGTTAGGAAAATgtcatttaatgttaatttttatttgtttttctctCTTGCTCCATGTACCTTCACTTCATTCTCTGTCGTTTGCAGCCAATGGCGTGAACGGAGTAAGTTCCAACGGAGCTGATTCGCCGAGATCAAAGAAAGAGAAGTCCTCATAAAGTCCCCCCCTCAAACCCTCCCCACCCCAAAAAGACCCCCTTTTATCCTGTCCCCCTCTACCCTCCAACCTCCCACCCACCCCAAAAAGACCCCCTTTTATCCTGTCCCCCTCTACCCTCCAACCTCCCACCCACCCCAAAAAGACTCCCTTTTATCCTGTCCCCCTCTACCCTCCAACCTCCCACCCACCCCCAAAAAGACTCCCTTTTCTCTGTCACCCTCAACCCCTCCAACCCCTACCCACCCCAAGGCTGCACCCAGCCTTCTCATGCCACTGCTCTAGCTGTTGTCAACAGCCCAATCCCTAATCCACCCCTGGACTCTATTCCAGGGATCATCAACGAGATTCAGCCGCAGGCCAACTTTTTATCTACAGTAGATGGTCAGTGGGCCGGagtataattacaaataatttgtagacttcaaattgaccgcaagaagcccaaactgATTGAATATTTGAccaaaacataataatttcaaaccttgcttacttTTATATACAATCACTTTGGaacatttttctaaaatgtaaaatgacttGGAGCTGATTGGCTGGTGTTTctagtcttatgtccaacaatttaaaaataaaaacgttTTAAATGTTTTGGTCAACTTGGGGAGTGGGCctccagttggggaaccctgcccccccccccccccctaagcACTTCTGGAGATCAAAATGTATTGAATTGGTATAAGCAGTATGGTGGTGAAACTTCAACCTAGATCTTATCTGGACTACAGCTCCTCCCAGTAGGACTACAAACTCCACAATGCATCTTAGCTTTATCTGTTCCTTGCCAATCTCAAGTGATCtcgattaaaaatgtaaaaaaaaaataaacatttcccCATATCTTCATGTGCCATTACTACAGaaaaagaaaataataaaaaaaaaaatatatatatatatataacttatTTAAGTGCCTATTGATACAGATTGTTTTGTACAGTTTTAAAATTTCAGGaataatggagaaaaaaaaaatcagtgtTTTCAGTAATCTGTTTCTAAAGTCAAACATTTCATAtgccattattattttttttcaacatttttatttatcaGACTGTATACTGTATGCCATTCAGTTTCTTTAACAAAAGGGCTTCTTGAATTCATTCCCATCTGTTTGGAATCATTAGCAAAAACTCCATGCACCTGCCTACTTTCCCTCAGTCTGTATCAGAGGTTTAGTTAAATCGTTTTTTTATTTTCAGGAGTTGAAATGGCTTCATTCCCCCTTGTTTCCTTTCCTTCATCAACACAGGGGTTACTAGACTGGATAGGATTCATTGGTTTCCACCATAGTGCTTTAACCTACCAGTTTGTGTGTCCCCAAATACCATCTATTTCCcaatatagtgctctacttttgaccagagctgtcttggtcaaatgtagtgtagGGTCCCATTTGAGTCCCAGACATTCTCTCAGGACACTGGCAGTGAGAACGCAGTACAGGAAACAAGGATAGGAAGCCATTCTAGAGAATTTTGAGTTTTTTTAATTTGCTTTTCAAGCCTTTTGCGTTggtgctgtaaaaaaaaaaaaaacgtcccAGGCCCTGCTTTACTTCTGTTTTAATGCATCCTTCCTGTGGTCTTTCCTGAAGCTATCGCTGATCTAACGTGGTTGGATAGGGCTGTTTACCCCAATCCAGTCAATGGCAGGATCAGTGGTCACTCTCTATGAAGGGAGGAAGCAATTATtgatgtgcatcccaaatggcaccctattccctatatggtgcacagAGACACAATGGCCtgtggtcataagtagtgcacttatatatatatatacttatatatatatatatatatcccatatggcacttatatatatatatatatatatatatatatatatatatatatatatatatatatatatatatatatatatatatatatatattagtgccatttgggatataacCATGGCTGGTTGGTTTAGAGAGAACTTAGAGTGCCTACCAAGGCACTGAAAGGATAtgttccctatctctctctcttttcagatCTACATGAAGGCTTGTGagctaaatggcaccctattccctatatagtgcactacttttgactaggactctggtctaaagtagtgcactataaagacaGTAGGGTGCCATTGGAGATGTAGACATTGTATTTATGTCTCCTTTGAACATGTCCATGAGAATATAATTTGTTGTTGAAGACATGGATAAGGAAATGTTCCGTTGTTCTGTTTTATGCCCCTCCCCCTTTTTTATTTTAACTGAACGTGCCAAATGCGAGTTCTCCACGTGGCATAAAACCCACCGCGATGCTTTACTTTCATTTAACATGCCCACTTGTTGCCATTAAAAAATTAATTTACACAAAGAAATGTGTCAAAATTGTTATTAAACTAAGATGGTATTTGTAGAAATATAGTGAAGTTAATGTTTGACTGTgatgtggttgtcttacctaTTAGTTGAATGAACTGGCTGAATATGATGGATAACTGTCTGCCAAAATGTAATcatgtaaaaaaatacatatgAATTTTACTACCTCAACGATCCCAATGAATACACTTCAGTTAGAGGTGGGGCGAGAGGTTGCTGGTTCGATACCCGGggtcgactaggtgaaaaatcggtgcccttgagcaaggcacttaaccctagttgctcctgtaagttgctctgtacATAAggcagccctatttggtaaaagaccaagtccatattatggcaagaacagctcaaataagcaaagagaaacggcagtccatcattactttaacacatgaaggtcagtcaatacggaacatttcaagaactttgaaagtttcttcaagtgcagtctcaaaaaccaccaaacgctatgatgaaactggctctcgtgaggaccgccacaggaaaggaagacccagagttccctctgctgcagagaatatgttcattagagttaactgcaccccagattacagcccaaataaatgcctcagagttcaagtaacagacacatctcaacatcaactgttcagaggagactgcatgaatcaggtcttcatggtcgaattgctgcaaagaaaccattactaaaggacaccaataagaagaagagacttgcttgggccaggaaacacgagcaatggactttagaccggtggaaatctgtcctttggtctgatgagtccaaattagagctttttggttccaaccgccgtgtctttgtgagatgcagagtaggttaacggatgatctccgcatgtgtggttcccaccatgaagcatggaggtgtgggggttgtttgctggtgacactgtgattcatatatatatatatatatatatatatatatattttttttttatgcatcctttatttaaccttttatttaactaggcaagtcagttaagaacaaattcttatttacaatgaaggcctacactGGTTAAACCTagccgacgctgggccaattgtgcgcagccctatgggacatAATGTCTATAATACTGTTATAAGTTCACATAATTGCTGTCACAAATTccaaactcttcacagttgtcaCTGATCATGGATAGTAATTTCCGAGTGAGCAAACAATTTATTTACTCAAAGCATCCATATAGATCCATTTTTATCTCTTTTATTTTCTAGGGCAGACCTACTTTTTTAAAGAtttgtacaaaaaaaacaaatgaatgCAACTATGTGAAATTGatttgtgttctacttgtagccctggttgtccagAAAATAACATTGTAAAACACTTCATTGTGTGGTTAAATTTAAGGGCTGGATATGTAGATAAATGAAAGATAAAGAAAAGCTGGGTTttgggactgatagggttaaatAACAGGCCttttcaagtgcaactttagTACGGAtgtttttgggaaacagctctgaGATTTAACGATGCGGCTACGAAGGTACTAACGATGAATTTAGCCTTGAGATGCTTTTGTTAAACCGGGTCTGTCATGCCAAAAagtcacccctctcccccccatGCCACAATTTGGATTTGATGAGTACTAGCTTCCGTTGCTAGGGCTGTTGCTAGAACTTCCAAAacattatttggcatgacaggccctgTATAAGAttgtcagctaaatgactaaaatgtaaatgtaaaatgtagaagtATAAAGTTCATGAGTTGAAACTAGGTTAAAAGAATTCTATGTAGCACCACATGGTGGTGCTATGCTTCACACAACCTGCGTTACAACATTGATATGCAATTTTACAGTGAACTGATAATATAGAATTATCCGTCCGTGGTTTAAaaagtctgttttttttttttttttaaagatcatTGTAGAATTGTCagttatgaaaatgtatatttaattTGTGATTTATCACAGGAGTTAATGTAACCTAATGTCTTAATATTGTGTATCTTATCAAAGGTTTTGAGATTGTTGACCCCTGTACAGG contains:
- the tram1 gene encoding translocating chain-associated membrane protein 1, with translation MGIRKKSNKNPPVLSHEFIIQNHADIVSCVAMVFLLGLMFEVTSKVAVLFITVQYNVTISANEGLPEESVVNHFHHGLKDVATVFFYTLVAIIIHAIIQEYVLDKINRKMHFSKTKHSKFNESGQLSAFYLFSFGWGTSILMSENFLSNPVTLWEGYPHTLMPFQMKFFFICQMGYWLHALPELYFQKTKKEDIPRQLVYIALYLVHIAGAYILNLNRLALVLLVLHYFVELLFHVSRLVYFSNEKRQTGFTVWAVLFVLGRLLTLSLSVLTVGFGLANADQQVLDLANGNFNVLFVRITVLATICVTQAFMMWKFINFQLRRWREQAQAQPVKPKKPQAPKTKSKKDKANGVNGVSSNGADSPRSKKEKSS